The following is a genomic window from Candidatus Tumulicola sp..
AGGTTCGACACGTCGGTGGTCTGCATGTCGACGCGGTAGTTCATCGGATACGGAAGGTCGTTGGCCACCTTCACCGGCTGCGTAGCGTTGCCGCCGGCGTCGAGCGTGCCGCTCGTTTGCAGCACGTCGCTGGTCACCGACGGCGGCTGTTCCGGCCAGTACCATTGGCGGCCGAAGGTGAACTGGTCCCAACCTTTGGGAGTGAACGACGTCTGATCGCGCGTGACGAAGAACGTGTATTTGCCGCCGACCACCGGCGACCCGAACAGATAGCTGCTCTTCGCTGACGCTGCTACGGAGTCGCCCACGCCAGCGAATTCTTTGTCCAGCTTCAGCTCGACTTTGAAATTTGGGGGCTTGAACTCGGCGACGCGGAACTGACCTTGGATCGTGAGGCCGCGTCCGCCCGAGGCGCTCACCTGATAGTAGCCGAGCGGCTGATTGGGCTTCAGCGTGATCTGCTTAGCGAACGTGCCGTAGTCGTTGGTCGTGACGTCGCCGTAGGCCGTGTCCTTACCGCTGGGATCTTGGATCTTCAACGCATAGGTGGCGTGCCGGTCTTGGTGCAGCGCGTCGCTCTCCAAGTAATAGGCGACGCCGGTGAGCCAAACTTTTTCATTGGGCTGGTAGAGCTGGCGATCGGAGTAGATGATGCCGCGTGTTTGTGGACTGCCGTCCGACCAACTGGTTTCGATCCCGTAGCCGTACGCGCCGCTGTATGTGCTGGTCCGCGAATACGCCCAGTCCGCGCCGTCGTGGGCCACGACGAGCAGTTCGGGTCCTTCGGTGTGGCTGGACTGCGCGGCGTAACAGGAGCGCAGCGAATCGTACGACAAGCGCAGCGCTCCGGCTGCGTCGGTCGTGCCGCCCGCGCACGGCGACCCGCTCGCGATGCTCTTGTCGCTGACGCCCGAAACGTAGAGGTCCACCTGGCTGCCTTGGACCGGCGAGCCATCGGATAGATGGTGCACGCGGACCAGGCCCGAGCGCGGGAACCATTGCGCGAAGACGCCGAGGTTGGTGAGCTGCACCGCGCCAAAAATCGAAGGTACCCGGTCGTGCATCGTGCCTTGGTCTTCGTAGGAATAGGTGAAGCCGGTCACGCCGTACGCGAGCATGCCGGTCGCGCCGCCGAGTCGCTGCGCCAGCGGCACGGTGTAATTGGTCTGCGCGTTCTTCTTCTGTGCGATGAAGAGATCGCTCGCCTGGCTTAGATCCACTAGATCTTGCGGGCTATCGTGGTAGACCAGAGCTTGCGGCGTCACGCTCTTGAACGCGATCCGCAAGCCGCTGTTTTTCGGCAAGTTGACGGTTGACACGATGAGTTGAAGCCGCTTATCCGCTGGGAAGATGTTGAAGCCCGCCGGGGCCCAGATGTCCGCGGCGATGTCACCCGTGAGGAATCTCTCAGTCTGCGTCTTGCCGAACTCTTGCCCGAACTGGTCTTTCAGGCCCGGCGCAACCGTGATGGTGTAGTCGGTGTTGGGCATCAGCAGCCCCGGATTGATCGAGATGGTGCTCTCGCCGTCATACGCTTGCACGAGGTTCGCTGCATTCAATGGGGCGGGTGCGATGCTGATGTTCTTGGCGGCGGATGCGGCGTCGAGTCCGTTGTTGAAATCGAGCTGCGGCGAGCCCGTGGTGAAGCGGCCATACGCGCCGTCAGCGCCGGGTTGACCGTAAGCGCTCACGTCTTGGAGCGCGAGCGGTGAGAACGTATGAAACTCGCCGCTGAACGATTTGTCGCTCGGCAGGTTGCCGTGTTGCGGGATGAGACCCGGATCAAATGAGAGCGTGTAGGTCGTCGCCTTTTCGAGATCGCGCTGCGGCGTGACCGCATAGACGTACAGCCGCGCGGACGGATCGAATTTCTGATTCGCGGCCGCGTAGTCGTCCGGGCTGGGCGTGGCCTCCTTCTCGAGTTTGACGCTGATCGCGACCGGGCTGCCGTTTTTCGGCGTCAGCTGCACGTGCCTGTCGAGCGAACTCTGGTCCAACTCGAGATTGGATTGGATCTCAAGCGTCGGCTTGAGCGGCCGAGGTGCCTCACCCGTCGGCAGATTCGTCAGCTGGATGGGTTCGGTGGCGAAGGTCCACGCGAGGTCGTGCGCGAGTGTGTTACCTTTGAGATCGCTCAGGCCGGCTTTGAGCGTGACCCGAATGCGCGTGGCTTTGGGCAGCGCTCTGTCCGCTTGGAAGCCGACCATCTTGGGCGTGAGAAAACGGAAGTGTCCGGGCAGCGGCGGCTGGATGTCGAACATCGCGAGCTTCGACTGTTGGTCGGGACTTTCGATGGCCTCAAGCGGGATGAGATCGTCTTTGAAGCGGATGATGATCTGGGCCAGCGTGTCGACTTGGCCTTTGGGACCGATCTGCCGCACGAGCGACGGCAGCGCGGGGAACGGCAGCGGCGAGACTTCAGGCAGTGGGCCGTTGCCGGCGGCGATGTTGCCGATGCCGCCCTTGCAGCCGGCCAGCGCGGTTAGCGCTGCGAACGCGGCGAGGACAACGACAAAACTCCGCCAGGCTCTGACGGCCGTGCCGGTCCGTTGCATGTCGTGCCCTCCAGTGTGATACGAAGCCGCGCTTAGGGGGAGAGCAGTTTCAGCGCGCTTGTAGTGCCGGACCTTTAGGTCCGGATTCCGGGGCTAAAGCCCCGGCACTACATTAGTACCTCCGAGCTTCGCTCGGAACGCTACATTTTAGCCGCCGCCGGCGCCGACCCGGTCGGCGCTCGGTTCGACCATCAACGCAGGATTGAGGATCTTGTCGAGTTGCTTCTCGGACAGCTCGGTCTTCTCGCGCGCTACTTCGCGGATGCTTTTCCCCGTCTTGGCCGCTTCCTTGACGATGGCGGCCGCGGCGTCGTAGCCGATGATCGGCGCCAGGCTGGTGCCGATGGCCAGGCCGCGCTCGACCATCTCGGGGCCGCGCTCGGTGGCCTTCAACCCGTCGATGCACTGGGTCGCGAGGTTCTTGGCCGTCTTGGCCAACAGCGAAACGGATTGCAACAGGTCGTAGGCGACGATCGGCATGGTCAGGTTGATCTCGAAATTGCCGCTTTGCCCGCCAAGCGCGATGGTGGCGTCGTTGCCGATCACCTGGAAGCAAGCCATGATGGCCGACTCGGCGATGACCGGATTGACTTTGCCGGGCATGATCGAGGAGCCGGGCTGAACAGCCGGCAGGTCGAGCTCGCCGATGCCGGCGCGCGGACCGGACCCGAGCCAGCGCACGTCGTTGGCGATCTTGATGATCGAGACCGCGATCGTCTTGAGCGCGCCGCTTGCAGCCACGCAGTTGTCGAGCGTGGCTTGGGCCTGGAAATGATTGCTGGTTTCGTGGATCTGCAGCCCGGTCATGTGGGAGAGTCGGGCGCTCGCTTTTTTGGCAAACTCGGGGTGGGTGTTGATGCCCGTGCCGACGGCGGTGCCCCCGAGCGCCACCTCGCTCAGCTCCTCGAGCGCTTGGTTGGCGCGTTTGATGCCGCGCTCGATCTGGCCGGCGTAGCCGAGGAACTCCTGACCCAGGCGGATGGGCGTGGCGTCCTGCAGGTGCGTGCGCCCAGTCTTCACGATCTTCCAAAACTCTTTGGATTTCTTCTCGAGCGAGTGCTTCAGGGTTGCCAGCGCCGGGAGCAGATCTTCCTTTATAGCACTGGCCGCGGCGATGTGCGTGGCCGTGGGGATGACGTCGTTGCTCGATTGGCCGAAGTTCACATGATCGTTCGGGTGGATCTTCGTGGACGGCGGGCTGGCACCGACGAGGGACGCCGCGCGATGCGCGATGACTTCATTGGCGTTCATGTTGGTGGACGTGCCCGAGCCGGTCTGGAAGATGTCCAGCACGAAATGCTCGTCGAGTTTGCCGTCGACGACTTCTTGCGCGGCCTTGACGATCGGATCGGCGAACGCTTTGTCGAGCAGACCGAGTTCGGCGTTGGTCTGAGCCGCTGCGAGCTTCACTTGGCCGAGCGCCTTGATGAA
Proteins encoded in this region:
- a CDS encoding class II fumarate hydratase, which gives rise to MKNKPDVPTRTERDSMGEMQVPSQALYGASTQRAVLNFPISDLRYPRRFIKALGQVKLAAAQTNAELGLLDKAFADPIVKAAQEVVDGKLDEHFVLDIFQTGSGTSTNMNANEVIAHRAASLVGASPPSTKIHPNDHVNFGQSSNDVIPTATHIAAASAIKEDLLPALATLKHSLEKKSKEFWKIVKTGRTHLQDATPIRLGQEFLGYAGQIERGIKRANQALEELSEVALGGTAVGTGINTHPEFAKKASARLSHMTGLQIHETSNHFQAQATLDNCVAASGALKTIAVSIIKIANDVRWLGSGPRAGIGELDLPAVQPGSSIMPGKVNPVIAESAIMACFQVIGNDATIALGGQSGNFEINLTMPIVAYDLLQSVSLLAKTAKNLATQCIDGLKATERGPEMVERGLAIGTSLAPIIGYDAAAAIVKEAAKTGKSIREVAREKTELSEKQLDKILNPALMVEPSADRVGAGGG